Proteins co-encoded in one Rhopalosiphum maidis isolate BTI-1 chromosome 2, ASM367621v3, whole genome shotgun sequence genomic window:
- the LOC113551372 gene encoding DNA helicase MCM9-like isoform X1, whose protein sequence is MAKNKMFEEYLYTFHEDDLLNILRSENKNQHYSLTINFLTLFEKNAKLGEEILEDSINLLEQFDKDLIIVQRVLKENHKDNTVKLSVKKKIHTRITALPLCPELHRTIFPRNEDIGSFLRVNGTVVRTVLPKLLEYKKVYYCSKCKEPFDVKIDYEQFNKLVIPLRCPNLEGCPGTNLKPLKDEDQYIKDYQEIKIQEQIGKVGLGAMPRSMWVSLEDDLVDKCKPGDDVIICGTVIRRWHQTIENSYIDIELCFRANHLIVCNDQQSAIMITNEWVHEFETFWEDNKNDLFAARDLIIASISPQTYGLYTAKLAVALGLAGGVQRPASEGGGTRIRGETHLLLVGDPGTGKSQLLKFAWKVCPRSIFTTGVGSSKAGLTVAAFREGSEWHLEAGALVLADGGICCVDEFGSLREDDRTAIHEAMEQQSISVAKAGLVCKLDTRCTVMAAMNPKSRYNLNLSITDNIKIASPLLSRFDLILILIDTKNEEWEKVVSSYVLQGKKPGAHKNSTTLWNLEKLQHYFCTIRSMTPETSEDANTVLSKYYWMQRQSSFRNPARTSVRFLESLLRLSQAHAKLMFRNQVLVQDAIVAVSLMECSNDDGSSDNINTLYTKFPPHPKEMYIKEMERILKKLDLDDILEKEINLWCNTSLVHSSNTTSTDIDDVSKQNTLSTNSDNSLTNKITETIQNIKIKKQKDFYKSQMHKKETTKPITSKTKKICVNPPKQDTQIMIDEDSNDEDIFVNSTSKKITKISLKSTTLSISALSPPESSKNVFNNSCLKRKNDTSKTPSSSKLDTGQLARLKLSAYRSNKKPTSSNNNQEQSNILKSPTIQNNPSSGLSNIFSSGDEDDLSYLDID, encoded by the exons atggcgaaaaataaaatgtttgaagaGTACCTGTACACTTTTCATGAAGATGACCTACTCAATATACTAAGATCTGAAAACAAAAACCAGCACTACTCATTAacaattaa ttttttaacacTGTTTGAGAAAAATGCTAAATTAGGAGAAGAAATACTTGAGGATTCAATTAATTTGCTCGAACAATTTGACAAAGATTTGATCATTGTTCAAAgagttttaaaagaaaatcacAAAGATAACACAGTTAAACtcagtgttaaaaaaaaaatacatacacgaATCACag cattACCATTATGTCCAGAACTTCATCGTACAATATTTCCTCGCAATGAAGATATTGGTTCATTTTTACGTGTCAATGGCACTGTTGTACGAACAGTTTTGCCCAAATTACTGGAGtacaaaaaagtttattactgTTCTAAATGTAAAGAACCATTTGATGTAAAG ATTGATTATGAGCAATTCAATAAATTGGTAATTCCTTTAAGATGCCCAAACTTAGAAGGCTGTCCTGgtactaatttaaaaccattaaaagaTGAAGatcaatatataaaagattatcaagaaattaaaattcaa gAACAAATTGGTAAAGTAGGCCTCGGAGCAATGCCTCGCTCAATGTGGGTATCGCTAGAAGATGATTTGGTCGATAAATGTAAACCTGGTGATGATGTcataatatg tgGTACTGTTATTCGAAGATGGCATCAAACTATCGAAAACTCTTATATTGACATAGAATTATGCTTCAGAGCTAATCATTTGATTGTCTGTAATGATCAACAATCTGCAATTATGATAACAAATGAATGGGTGCATgaatttgaaacattttgggaagataataaaaatgatttatttgcaGCTAGAGATCTTATTATAGCATCAATTAGCCCTCAA ACTTATGGATTGTATACTGCAAAATTGGCTGTCGCTTTAGGTTTAGCTGGTGGAGTGCAACGGCCTGCATCAGAAGGTGGTGGAACAAGAATTCGTGGtgaaacacatttattattggttGGAGACCCGGGTACAGGCAAATCGCAACTGCTTAAATTTGCATGGAAAGTATGTCCTAGATCAATATTCACTACTGGAGTTGGTTCGTCAAAAGCAGGACTGACTGTTGCAGCATTCAgg gaaGGGTCTGAATGGCATTTGGAAGCTGGTGCCCTGGTATTGGCTGATGGTGGAATTTGTTGTGTGGATGAGTTTGGATCATTAAGGGAAGATGATCGTACAGCGATTCACGAAGCAATGGAACAACAATCGATTAGTGTTGCAAAA GCTGGTTTAGTATGTAAACTAGATACTCGTTGTACTGTTATGGCTGCAATGAATCCAAAAAGtagatataatttgaatttatccataacggataatattaaaattgccaGTCCATTACTAAGTCGTTTTGATTTAATTCTAATTCTTATAGATACAAAAAATGAAGAGTGggaaaa agtTGTATCTTCATATGTACTTCAAGGAAAAAAACCGGGAGCtcataaaaatagtacaacATTATGGAATTTAGAAAAActtcaacattatttttgtactataaGAAGCATGACTCCAGAGACTTCAGAAGATGCTAACACGGttctaagtaaatattattggatGCAGCGTCAAAGTTCCTTCAGAAATCCTGCTAGAACTAGTGTACGGTTTTTGGAAAGTCTTCTAag GTTATCACAGGCACATGCAAAACTCATGTTTCGTAATCAAGTGCTTGTTCAAGATGCTATAGTTGCTGTGTCACTAATGGAATGTTCAAATGATGATGGATCTTCAGATAACATCAATACTTTGTATACTAAATTTCCACCACATCCTaaagaaatgtatattaaagaaA tggaaagaattttgaaaaagttaGACTTGGATGACATTCTCgaaaaagaaattaacttaTGGTGTAATACATCTTTAGTTCATTCATCAAACACAACTAGCACAGATATAGATGATGTTAGTAAACAGAACACTCTTTCAACAAATTCAGATAATAGTTTGACAAACAAAATTACAgaaactatacaaaatataaaaataaaaaaacaaaaagatttttacaaatcccaaatgcataaaaaagaaacaacAAAACCAATAACTTCTAAAACTAAGAAAATATGTGTTAACCCTCCCAAACAAGACACACAAATTATGATTGATGAAGATTCTAATGATGAAGATATTTTTGTCAACAGTAccagtaaaaaaattaccaaaatttcattaaaatcaacTACCTTGTCTATATCAGCCTTATCACCACCAGAGtcatcaaaaaatgtttttaataattcttgtttaaaacgaaaaaatgacACTTCAAAAACACCGTCTAGCTCTAAATTAGATACAGGGCAATTGGCGAGATTGAAATTGAGTGCATATCGGTCCAATAAAAAGCCAACcagttcaaataataatcaagaacaatcaaatattttgaaatcgccaacaattcaaaataatccATCATCAGGCTTGTCAAATATTTTCTCATCAGGAGATGAAGACGATTTATCGTATTTGGATATAGATTGA
- the LOC113551372 gene encoding DNA helicase MCM9-like isoform X2, translating to MAKNKMFEEYLYTFHEDDLLNILRSENKNQHYSLTINFLTLFEKNAKLGEEILEDSINLLEQFDKDLIIVQRVLKENHKDNTVKLSVKKKIHTRITALPLCPELHRTIFPRNEDIGSFLRVNGTVVRTVLPKLLEYKKVYYCSKCKEPFDVKIDYEQFNKLVIPLRCPNLEGCPGTNLKPLKDEDQYIKDYQEIKIQEQIGKVGLGAMPRSMWVSLEDDLVDKCKPGDDVIICGTVIRRWHQTIENSYIDIELCFRANHLIVCNDQQSAIMITNEWVHEFETFWEDNKNDLFAARDLIIASISPQTYGLYTAKLAVALGLAGGVQRPASEGGGTRIRGETHLLLVGDPGTGKSQLLKFAWKVCPRSIFTTGVGSSKAGLTVAAFREGSEWHLEAGALVLADGGICCVDEFGSLREDDRTAIHEAMEQQSISVAKAGLVCKLDTRCTVMAAMNPKNTKNEEWEKVVSSYVLQGKKPGAHKNSTTLWNLEKLQHYFCTIRSMTPETSEDANTVLSKYYWMQRQSSFRNPARTSVRFLESLLRLSQAHAKLMFRNQVLVQDAIVAVSLMECSNDDGSSDNINTLYTKFPPHPKEMYIKEMERILKKLDLDDILEKEINLWCNTSLVHSSNTTSTDIDDVSKQNTLSTNSDNSLTNKITETIQNIKIKKQKDFYKSQMHKKETTKPITSKTKKICVNPPKQDTQIMIDEDSNDEDIFVNSTSKKITKISLKSTTLSISALSPPESSKNVFNNSCLKRKNDTSKTPSSSKLDTGQLARLKLSAYRSNKKPTSSNNNQEQSNILKSPTIQNNPSSGLSNIFSSGDEDDLSYLDID from the exons atggcgaaaaataaaatgtttgaagaGTACCTGTACACTTTTCATGAAGATGACCTACTCAATATACTAAGATCTGAAAACAAAAACCAGCACTACTCATTAacaattaa ttttttaacacTGTTTGAGAAAAATGCTAAATTAGGAGAAGAAATACTTGAGGATTCAATTAATTTGCTCGAACAATTTGACAAAGATTTGATCATTGTTCAAAgagttttaaaagaaaatcacAAAGATAACACAGTTAAACtcagtgttaaaaaaaaaatacatacacgaATCACag cattACCATTATGTCCAGAACTTCATCGTACAATATTTCCTCGCAATGAAGATATTGGTTCATTTTTACGTGTCAATGGCACTGTTGTACGAACAGTTTTGCCCAAATTACTGGAGtacaaaaaagtttattactgTTCTAAATGTAAAGAACCATTTGATGTAAAG ATTGATTATGAGCAATTCAATAAATTGGTAATTCCTTTAAGATGCCCAAACTTAGAAGGCTGTCCTGgtactaatttaaaaccattaaaagaTGAAGatcaatatataaaagattatcaagaaattaaaattcaa gAACAAATTGGTAAAGTAGGCCTCGGAGCAATGCCTCGCTCAATGTGGGTATCGCTAGAAGATGATTTGGTCGATAAATGTAAACCTGGTGATGATGTcataatatg tgGTACTGTTATTCGAAGATGGCATCAAACTATCGAAAACTCTTATATTGACATAGAATTATGCTTCAGAGCTAATCATTTGATTGTCTGTAATGATCAACAATCTGCAATTATGATAACAAATGAATGGGTGCATgaatttgaaacattttgggaagataataaaaatgatttatttgcaGCTAGAGATCTTATTATAGCATCAATTAGCCCTCAA ACTTATGGATTGTATACTGCAAAATTGGCTGTCGCTTTAGGTTTAGCTGGTGGAGTGCAACGGCCTGCATCAGAAGGTGGTGGAACAAGAATTCGTGGtgaaacacatttattattggttGGAGACCCGGGTACAGGCAAATCGCAACTGCTTAAATTTGCATGGAAAGTATGTCCTAGATCAATATTCACTACTGGAGTTGGTTCGTCAAAAGCAGGACTGACTGTTGCAGCATTCAgg gaaGGGTCTGAATGGCATTTGGAAGCTGGTGCCCTGGTATTGGCTGATGGTGGAATTTGTTGTGTGGATGAGTTTGGATCATTAAGGGAAGATGATCGTACAGCGATTCACGAAGCAATGGAACAACAATCGATTAGTGTTGCAAAA GCTGGTTTAGTATGTAAACTAGATACTCGTTGTACTGTTATGGCTGCAATGAATCCAAAAA ATACAAAAAATGAAGAGTGggaaaa agtTGTATCTTCATATGTACTTCAAGGAAAAAAACCGGGAGCtcataaaaatagtacaacATTATGGAATTTAGAAAAActtcaacattatttttgtactataaGAAGCATGACTCCAGAGACTTCAGAAGATGCTAACACGGttctaagtaaatattattggatGCAGCGTCAAAGTTCCTTCAGAAATCCTGCTAGAACTAGTGTACGGTTTTTGGAAAGTCTTCTAag GTTATCACAGGCACATGCAAAACTCATGTTTCGTAATCAAGTGCTTGTTCAAGATGCTATAGTTGCTGTGTCACTAATGGAATGTTCAAATGATGATGGATCTTCAGATAACATCAATACTTTGTATACTAAATTTCCACCACATCCTaaagaaatgtatattaaagaaA tggaaagaattttgaaaaagttaGACTTGGATGACATTCTCgaaaaagaaattaacttaTGGTGTAATACATCTTTAGTTCATTCATCAAACACAACTAGCACAGATATAGATGATGTTAGTAAACAGAACACTCTTTCAACAAATTCAGATAATAGTTTGACAAACAAAATTACAgaaactatacaaaatataaaaataaaaaaacaaaaagatttttacaaatcccaaatgcataaaaaagaaacaacAAAACCAATAACTTCTAAAACTAAGAAAATATGTGTTAACCCTCCCAAACAAGACACACAAATTATGATTGATGAAGATTCTAATGATGAAGATATTTTTGTCAACAGTAccagtaaaaaaattaccaaaatttcattaaaatcaacTACCTTGTCTATATCAGCCTTATCACCACCAGAGtcatcaaaaaatgtttttaataattcttgtttaaaacgaaaaaatgacACTTCAAAAACACCGTCTAGCTCTAAATTAGATACAGGGCAATTGGCGAGATTGAAATTGAGTGCATATCGGTCCAATAAAAAGCCAACcagttcaaataataatcaagaacaatcaaatattttgaaatcgccaacaattcaaaataatccATCATCAGGCTTGTCAAATATTTTCTCATCAGGAGATGAAGACGATTTATCGTATTTGGATATAGATTGA
- the LOC113551373 gene encoding trimethylguanosine synthase-like isoform X3 — MHKNMDNLNYDTSCKYEVLAEISFHADTTKNEFVKLLCSRLLARCYLNKLDTKCIEPSLVSNEEDECSIVQKQFTNLSTNESQQHAEWYAYWEKNGEHFVNEAWIKLYGSCTLDDLPTDIESFYQNHKEQHYHMLYWKYINEVCPTVLGTTSENSDNDECSLNNSKGLVTDDCVSNFDFLYKYKHFQQANSKLSKAYRAISIMGYIYNDQNMFDTGFVQYLKKNIIKSTRHLNVYRFPKMCATPTFDDNLLSSNSKDCAKSKVKSKKALKKEEWKDIKEKCTIEEMDRLGYSYLKNKPTLMKYWKKRYMLFSKFEKGIKLDEESWYSVTPEIISVHIADRCSCHLIVDPFCGAGSNIIQFAKTCELDRIQFIIGDYFALAPTLKADVVFLSPPWGGPDLMNLEEYKLSYIMPEKGGIKHMMSLTRQITSNIALHLPKNTNIFDCIQSAEDGFIEVQQNILNSRYNSLTIYYSELYGLCDEDTITYNDS; from the exons ATGcataag aatATGGATAACTTGAATTATGACACTAGCTGTAAATATGAAGTACTTGCAGAAATATCTTTTCATGCCGATACTACAAAAAATGAGTTTGTCAAATTATTATGCAGTCGCCTTTTGGCCCGATGTTatcttaa TAAATTAGATACTAAATGCATTGAACCGTCTTTAGTATCTAATGAAGAAGATGAATGTTCAATTGTTCAAAAGCAGTTTACAAATTTGAGTACCAATGAATCACAACAACATGCTGAATGGTATGCTTATTGGGAAAAAAACGGTGAACATTTTGTAAATGAAGCTTGGATAAAATTGTATGGAAGTTGTACCCTGGATGATCTTCCAACAGATATCGaaagtttttatcaaaatcataaGGAACAACATTATCACATGTTATATTGGAAGTATATAAATGAAGTATGTCCTACTGTTCTGGGAACTACCTCTGAGAATtc TGATAATGATGAGTGTAGCTTAAATAATAGCAAAGGACTTGTTACTGATGATTgtgtttcaaattttgatttcctTTACAAGTATAA acattttcaaCAAGCAAACAGTAAACTTTCCAAAGCTTATAGAGCTATAAGTATAATgggatatatttataatgatcaaaatatgtttgatacGGGATTTGttcaatatcttaaaaaaaacattattaagtcAACTCGTCATCTAAATGTGTACAGGTTTCCAAAGATG tgtgcaACACCAacatttgatgataatttgttATCAAGTAATTCAAAGGATTGTGCAAAGAGTaaagtcaaaagtaaaaaagcattaaaaaaagaagaatggaaagatataaaagaaaaatgtactaTCGAAGAAATGGATAGATTGGGCtacagttatttgaaaaataaacctaCATTAATGAAGTATTGGAAAAAAAGATATATGTTGTTTTCTAAATTTGAAAAGGGGATAAAATTAGATGaag AAAGTTGGTATTCTGTCACTCCTGAAATAATTAGTGTTCATATAGCTGATCGATGTAGTTGCCATTTAATTGTTGATCCCTTTTGTGGAGCTGGCAGTAACATTATTCAATTTGCTAAGACTTGTGAACTTG ATCGAATTCAATTCATCATTGGTGATTACTTTGCTCTTGCGCCAACTCTTAAAGCTGATGTTGTGTTTTTGTCCCCACCTTGGGGTGGACCTGATCTCATGAACCTTGAAGAGTACAAACTAAGTTACATAATGCCCGAAAAAGGTGGCATAAAACATATGATGAGTTTGACTCGACAAATCACATCAAATATTGCACTACATTTACCAAAGAATACTAACATTTTCGAT
- the LOC113551373 gene encoding trimethylguanosine synthase-like isoform X1 — MHKNMDNLNYDTSCKYEVLAEISFHADTTKNEFVKLLCSRLLARCYLNKLDTKCIEPSLVSNEEDECSIVQKQFTNLSTNESQQHAEWYAYWEKNGEHFVNEAWIKLYGSCTLDDLPTDIESFYQNHKEQHYHMLYWKYINEVCPTVLGTTSENSDNDECSLNNSKGLVTDDCVSNFDFLYKYKHFQQANSKLSKAYRAISIMGYIYNDQNMFDTGFVQYLKKNIIKSTRHLNVYRFPKMCATPTFDDNLLSSNSKDCAKSKVKSKKALKKEEWKDIKEKCTIEEMDRLGYSYLKNKPTLMKYWKKRYMLFSKFEKGIKLDEESWYSVTPEIISVHIADRCSCHLIVDPFCGAGSNIIQFAKTCELVIAIDIDPKKIEIARYNAELYGVADRIQFIIGDYFALAPTLKADVVFLSPPWGGPDLMNLEEYKLSYIMPEKGGIKHMMSLTRQITSNIALHLPKNTNIFDCIQSAEDGFIEVQQNILNSRYNSLTIYYSELYGLCDEDTITYNDS, encoded by the exons ATGcataag aatATGGATAACTTGAATTATGACACTAGCTGTAAATATGAAGTACTTGCAGAAATATCTTTTCATGCCGATACTACAAAAAATGAGTTTGTCAAATTATTATGCAGTCGCCTTTTGGCCCGATGTTatcttaa TAAATTAGATACTAAATGCATTGAACCGTCTTTAGTATCTAATGAAGAAGATGAATGTTCAATTGTTCAAAAGCAGTTTACAAATTTGAGTACCAATGAATCACAACAACATGCTGAATGGTATGCTTATTGGGAAAAAAACGGTGAACATTTTGTAAATGAAGCTTGGATAAAATTGTATGGAAGTTGTACCCTGGATGATCTTCCAACAGATATCGaaagtttttatcaaaatcataaGGAACAACATTATCACATGTTATATTGGAAGTATATAAATGAAGTATGTCCTACTGTTCTGGGAACTACCTCTGAGAATtc TGATAATGATGAGTGTAGCTTAAATAATAGCAAAGGACTTGTTACTGATGATTgtgtttcaaattttgatttcctTTACAAGTATAA acattttcaaCAAGCAAACAGTAAACTTTCCAAAGCTTATAGAGCTATAAGTATAATgggatatatttataatgatcaaaatatgtttgatacGGGATTTGttcaatatcttaaaaaaaacattattaagtcAACTCGTCATCTAAATGTGTACAGGTTTCCAAAGATG tgtgcaACACCAacatttgatgataatttgttATCAAGTAATTCAAAGGATTGTGCAAAGAGTaaagtcaaaagtaaaaaagcattaaaaaaagaagaatggaaagatataaaagaaaaatgtactaTCGAAGAAATGGATAGATTGGGCtacagttatttgaaaaataaacctaCATTAATGAAGTATTGGAAAAAAAGATATATGTTGTTTTCTAAATTTGAAAAGGGGATAAAATTAGATGaag AAAGTTGGTATTCTGTCACTCCTGAAATAATTAGTGTTCATATAGCTGATCGATGTAGTTGCCATTTAATTGTTGATCCCTTTTGTGGAGCTGGCAGTAACATTATTCAATTTGCTAAGACTTGTGAACTTG tTATAGCTATTGATATTGATCCAAAAAAGATTGAAATAGCCCGTTACAATGCAGAATTATATGGTGTTGCAGATCGAATTCAATTCATCATTGGTGATTACTTTGCTCTTGCGCCAACTCTTAAAGCTGATGTTGTGTTTTTGTCCCCACCTTGGGGTGGACCTGATCTCATGAACCTTGAAGAGTACAAACTAAGTTACATAATGCCCGAAAAAGGTGGCATAAAACATATGATGAGTTTGACTCGACAAATCACATCAAATATTGCACTACATTTACCAAAGAATACTAACATTTTCGAT
- the LOC113551373 gene encoding trimethylguanosine synthase-like isoform X2 → MDNLNYDTSCKYEVLAEISFHADTTKNEFVKLLCSRLLARCYLNKLDTKCIEPSLVSNEEDECSIVQKQFTNLSTNESQQHAEWYAYWEKNGEHFVNEAWIKLYGSCTLDDLPTDIESFYQNHKEQHYHMLYWKYINEVCPTVLGTTSENSDNDECSLNNSKGLVTDDCVSNFDFLYKYKHFQQANSKLSKAYRAISIMGYIYNDQNMFDTGFVQYLKKNIIKSTRHLNVYRFPKMCATPTFDDNLLSSNSKDCAKSKVKSKKALKKEEWKDIKEKCTIEEMDRLGYSYLKNKPTLMKYWKKRYMLFSKFEKGIKLDEESWYSVTPEIISVHIADRCSCHLIVDPFCGAGSNIIQFAKTCELVIAIDIDPKKIEIARYNAELYGVADRIQFIIGDYFALAPTLKADVVFLSPPWGGPDLMNLEEYKLSYIMPEKGGIKHMMSLTRQITSNIALHLPKNTNIFDCIQSAEDGFIEVQQNILNSRYNSLTIYYSELYGLCDEDTITYNDS, encoded by the exons ATGGATAACTTGAATTATGACACTAGCTGTAAATATGAAGTACTTGCAGAAATATCTTTTCATGCCGATACTACAAAAAATGAGTTTGTCAAATTATTATGCAGTCGCCTTTTGGCCCGATGTTatcttaa TAAATTAGATACTAAATGCATTGAACCGTCTTTAGTATCTAATGAAGAAGATGAATGTTCAATTGTTCAAAAGCAGTTTACAAATTTGAGTACCAATGAATCACAACAACATGCTGAATGGTATGCTTATTGGGAAAAAAACGGTGAACATTTTGTAAATGAAGCTTGGATAAAATTGTATGGAAGTTGTACCCTGGATGATCTTCCAACAGATATCGaaagtttttatcaaaatcataaGGAACAACATTATCACATGTTATATTGGAAGTATATAAATGAAGTATGTCCTACTGTTCTGGGAACTACCTCTGAGAATtc TGATAATGATGAGTGTAGCTTAAATAATAGCAAAGGACTTGTTACTGATGATTgtgtttcaaattttgatttcctTTACAAGTATAA acattttcaaCAAGCAAACAGTAAACTTTCCAAAGCTTATAGAGCTATAAGTATAATgggatatatttataatgatcaaaatatgtttgatacGGGATTTGttcaatatcttaaaaaaaacattattaagtcAACTCGTCATCTAAATGTGTACAGGTTTCCAAAGATG tgtgcaACACCAacatttgatgataatttgttATCAAGTAATTCAAAGGATTGTGCAAAGAGTaaagtcaaaagtaaaaaagcattaaaaaaagaagaatggaaagatataaaagaaaaatgtactaTCGAAGAAATGGATAGATTGGGCtacagttatttgaaaaataaacctaCATTAATGAAGTATTGGAAAAAAAGATATATGTTGTTTTCTAAATTTGAAAAGGGGATAAAATTAGATGaag AAAGTTGGTATTCTGTCACTCCTGAAATAATTAGTGTTCATATAGCTGATCGATGTAGTTGCCATTTAATTGTTGATCCCTTTTGTGGAGCTGGCAGTAACATTATTCAATTTGCTAAGACTTGTGAACTTG tTATAGCTATTGATATTGATCCAAAAAAGATTGAAATAGCCCGTTACAATGCAGAATTATATGGTGTTGCAGATCGAATTCAATTCATCATTGGTGATTACTTTGCTCTTGCGCCAACTCTTAAAGCTGATGTTGTGTTTTTGTCCCCACCTTGGGGTGGACCTGATCTCATGAACCTTGAAGAGTACAAACTAAGTTACATAATGCCCGAAAAAGGTGGCATAAAACATATGATGAGTTTGACTCGACAAATCACATCAAATATTGCACTACATTTACCAAAGAATACTAACATTTTCGAT